The following proteins are co-located in the Leptospira weilii genome:
- a CDS encoding helix-turn-helix domain-containing protein codes for MEEIEYYSLAATLYSIIALFGVLKSNRQKNIATPVLFFLMACTFWSFTATIFISENTFAKKLAQYFYTYFSIAVAFLFIGFATSVKNDNFRYVYANFTVLRKLFLRSFASTAAIVVLWDLLGEFKIPNLSEVVSLGIFLFFICLLFHVLILLRSAKNKETLIKILPSIGLLLIIKLTEMFRHFEGAKIIEPINKINYYFLILSPIILSECISMLSNIQRTQNELLLTGDLSGKKISDQNFSQRDSVQDKKSLLEDLNIEKVESKLTELMQSERIHLNEELRLPSLASEMGLSVHHLSAFLNEHMGMNFNSFINRHRVKEAKAMLLDESDRSILSIGMAVGFSSSSAFHRAFLKEVKKSPKAFREENIPNYKSKENQIGSLSSSTRYSHST; via the coding sequence GTGGAAGAGATTGAATATTATTCTTTAGCGGCAACGTTATACTCTATCATTGCCCTATTCGGAGTTCTCAAAAGTAACAGACAAAAGAATATCGCTACCCCGGTGCTGTTTTTTTTAATGGCCTGTACTTTTTGGTCTTTTACGGCCACAATTTTTATCTCGGAAAATACTTTTGCAAAGAAACTAGCTCAGTATTTTTACACTTACTTTTCGATTGCTGTTGCTTTTTTGTTTATAGGTTTCGCCACAAGCGTGAAGAACGATAACTTCCGGTATGTTTACGCTAATTTTACGGTTCTTCGAAAATTGTTTCTGCGCAGTTTTGCTTCCACTGCGGCCATCGTTGTTCTTTGGGATTTGCTTGGCGAATTCAAAATTCCTAATCTTTCCGAGGTAGTATCTTTAGGAATCTTTTTATTTTTTATTTGCCTTCTGTTTCATGTCTTAATTCTTTTACGTTCCGCCAAAAACAAAGAAACCCTAATAAAAATTCTTCCTTCCATTGGTTTATTGCTCATCATAAAACTCACGGAAATGTTCCGTCATTTTGAAGGCGCAAAAATCATCGAACCGATCAATAAAATTAATTATTATTTTCTAATTCTTTCCCCAATTATCTTGAGCGAATGTATCTCGATGCTCTCCAACATTCAAAGAACCCAAAACGAACTTTTACTAACCGGCGATTTGTCTGGAAAAAAAATCTCGGATCAAAATTTTTCTCAACGAGATTCCGTTCAGGACAAAAAATCTCTTTTGGAAGACCTTAACATCGAAAAAGTCGAAAGTAAACTCACGGAATTGATGCAGAGTGAAAGAATCCATCTGAATGAAGAACTTCGGCTTCCTTCTTTAGCGTCGGAGATGGGTCTTTCCGTACATCATCTCTCCGCTTTTTTAAACGAACACATGGGAATGAATTTCAATTCTTTTATCAATCGCCACAGGGTAAAAGAGGCGAAAGCCATGCTACTCGACGAGTCCGACCGTTCCATTCTTTCGATCGGAATGGCCGTCGGTTTTAGTTCTTCTTCCGCATTTCACAGGGCATTTCTGAAAGAAGTTAAAAAATCTCCAAAGGCTTTCCGAGAAGAAAATATTCCCAATTACAAAAGTAAGGAAAACCAAATAGGTAGCTTGAGTTCCTCTACTAGATATTCCCATTCGACCTAA
- the metG gene encoding methionine--tRNA ligase, translating to MNSSSIQRKILVTSALPYANGPIHLGHVLEGIQTDIWVRFQKAIGNECYFFCADDTHGTPIMLAARKEKITPQQLIERVGQEHYTDLTSFGINYDNYDSTHSKANQEISKDIYLKLKEKGHISKRSIEQAYCEKDRMFLPDRFIKGSCPNCNSKNQYGDNCEVCGATYNPKDLIDSHCALCGTPPVVKNSDHIFFKLGNFHKRTEQSNFDLQSWIETSETVSESEGVKKKLKEWFDAGLQDWDISRDGPYFGFEIPGEKDKYFYVWLDAPVGYMASSKNFFERNFPNEPNKFDSFWKDKNSEIVHFIGKDILYFHTLFWPAMLEGSGYRPPSKIHVHGFIGVNGEKMSKSRGTFIKAKTFVKFLDAEHLRFYLASKLGPGMDDIDLSFDDFVNKVNADLVGNLINSVSRVSTTILDSLDRTLGTVSEEGLTLLEEILTQPVKAGAGDNSIQNIIKTAYEQRNYAKVMREITRLGDRVNRYVNDNAPWKLIKENPEKAREVVTAVLNASRFLAIYLYPVVPKISEQIYKLLNLKGSPEFKDLDKSKILEKTKVNPYEMITKRVDEKAIKVMLEENKQSERPKKEETLKSSDKEEQIEISIEELSKVELRVGQIVEAGPVEGADKLVNVKVDLGELGIKNVFAGIKIAYQPENLKGLKVVVVANLKPRKMKFGISEAMLLASGEGESLSLFVPHKDAKPGDRLK from the coding sequence GTGAACTCTTCTTCCATTCAAAGAAAGATATTGGTTACTTCCGCACTTCCTTATGCAAACGGACCGATCCATTTAGGCCACGTATTGGAAGGTATTCAAACGGATATTTGGGTTCGCTTTCAAAAAGCGATTGGAAACGAATGTTATTTTTTCTGTGCGGACGATACACACGGAACTCCCATAATGTTGGCAGCGCGCAAAGAGAAAATAACTCCACAGCAACTTATCGAAAGAGTCGGACAAGAACATTACACAGACCTAACCTCTTTCGGAATTAATTACGATAATTATGATTCCACACATTCAAAAGCGAATCAAGAAATTTCCAAAGATATTTACCTGAAATTGAAAGAGAAAGGCCATATTTCCAAAAGAAGTATCGAACAAGCTTACTGTGAAAAAGATCGGATGTTTCTCCCCGATCGTTTTATTAAAGGCTCATGTCCCAATTGTAACTCGAAAAATCAATACGGAGATAATTGCGAGGTTTGCGGGGCGACATACAATCCGAAAGATTTGATCGATTCTCACTGCGCTTTATGCGGAACCCCTCCCGTCGTTAAGAACTCCGATCACATCTTTTTTAAACTCGGGAACTTTCATAAAAGGACAGAACAATCGAATTTCGATTTACAATCATGGATAGAAACGAGCGAGACCGTTTCCGAATCAGAAGGAGTTAAGAAGAAATTAAAAGAATGGTTCGACGCAGGGTTGCAAGACTGGGACATCTCCAGGGACGGACCTTATTTCGGCTTCGAAATTCCGGGTGAGAAAGATAAATATTTTTACGTTTGGCTAGACGCTCCCGTCGGCTACATGGCTTCCTCCAAAAACTTTTTCGAAAGGAATTTTCCGAACGAACCGAATAAGTTCGATTCCTTTTGGAAGGATAAAAATTCGGAAATCGTCCACTTCATCGGTAAGGATATATTATACTTTCATACTTTATTTTGGCCTGCGATGTTGGAAGGAAGCGGTTATAGACCACCATCTAAAATTCACGTTCACGGTTTTATCGGAGTGAACGGAGAGAAGATGTCCAAATCCCGCGGCACTTTCATCAAAGCGAAGACTTTCGTCAAATTCTTGGATGCGGAGCACCTTCGTTTTTATCTAGCCTCCAAATTAGGTCCCGGAATGGACGATATCGATCTTTCTTTTGACGATTTCGTAAACAAAGTCAACGCGGATCTAGTGGGAAATTTAATTAATTCCGTTTCTAGAGTTTCCACCACAATTCTGGATTCATTGGATCGAACGTTAGGAACCGTTTCCGAAGAAGGACTAACGCTACTTGAGGAAATTCTTACCCAACCGGTTAAAGCAGGCGCCGGAGACAATTCAATTCAAAACATTATAAAAACTGCATACGAACAAAGAAATTACGCGAAAGTTATGAGAGAGATCACCCGTTTGGGAGATAGGGTAAATCGTTACGTAAACGATAACGCCCCTTGGAAACTGATCAAAGAAAATCCAGAAAAGGCTAGGGAAGTCGTGACGGCCGTTTTGAATGCAAGCAGATTTCTCGCGATTTATCTCTATCCCGTTGTCCCGAAAATCTCGGAACAAATTTATAAGTTACTGAATTTGAAAGGATCTCCCGAATTCAAAGATCTGGATAAATCTAAAATATTAGAAAAAACGAAAGTAAATCCGTACGAAATGATCACCAAACGTGTGGACGAAAAGGCAATCAAAGTTATGTTGGAAGAAAACAAACAATCAGAACGTCCGAAAAAAGAAGAAACTCTCAAATCCTCCGATAAGGAAGAACAAATTGAAATTTCGATCGAAGAACTCTCCAAGGTGGAACTAAGAGTCGGTCAAATCGTGGAAGCCGGTCCGGTAGAAGGCGCCGACAAACTCGTAAACGTAAAAGTGGATCTCGGCGAACTCGGGATTAAAAACGTTTTTGCGGGTATCAAAATCGCGTATCAACCGGAGAATCTCAAAGGTTTGAAAGTTGTCGTTGTTGCCAATCTCAAACCGAGAAAGATGAAATTCGGAATTTCGGAGGCGATGTTGCTTGCTTCCGGCGAAGGAGAATCCTTAAGTTTATTCGTTCCTCATAAGGACGCTAAACCGGGAGATCGGTTGAAATAA
- a CDS encoding HD domain-containing protein: MPLQLDIAYSFQRLLEKSKNVGGRLVSRQLAHIVDSFILSKFESSKVGLKSKDKLCIVALGGYGRMEMAPHSDIDLLYLHNGIKEQRLESVISKINTYLYDSGKVVGHSCRTIKECFRYLDDMSSYHAFLDARFLTGSKTLFEKFKTDFLEKLPVKWTKRYNEIKEKILTSRFLNEERPILLSEPNLKTDLCGLRDIQYMFWMEKSVRNLPSIGGLSILPVFQRGEIQLLQEAYDFILRVRIAMHMLTTRKTDRLDLSLQQEVAEYLGYGKKEELSSVEKFMHTLYRHQKNIYFIIRTYLDSIIEKRKNSKGESFSYEDLHFFRIGDTVFPPVIGTLFTNPHTIYRDVMRSFRMIQEKNVQISGTLLNEFRFAANFLDDDFKYASEVNEEFLKILRTPSQRGRVLKLMHESGVLGAILPEFGACTNFPLFSYHHEFTVDEHTLLILHELDLLEKGEFEDAEVQKVYKECSKIELLALAILLHDAGKVKEGDHSEYGAELVVSVGDRLGLDEEDTDLCRFLVEKHTLMSELSSKRDIGDPKLILDFARIVGNQERLRKLYILTVIDTKSVGTGVLTNWKSSILNTLYQNTIPYFTSDSKDDLWEAGPTRNIQLENLRSYLVAKEDLDEEIVKSIVAFADEATPSSYLNTVSNRKILRNFKSIGTLAQNPSLGMKFETEQDPAFVTIDVVTVNQPEILLDLSCAVSSEGLSLLGMKSYTFGEYWITTVQLTDSTGGGNLPNEKLDRIEAKLKSISSGNLKRESIAFERTDWNPRKPTPESIINRSVLFYNDDLPDVTIMEVRMPDVVGLVYRILQIILYLDLKVRYLRVSTSADYAYDSFYLQTSNGAKLEDPDLLFTLREKILTIQFGEQILEEIPL; the protein is encoded by the coding sequence ATGCCTTTACAATTGGATATCGCATACAGTTTTCAGAGGCTTTTAGAAAAGAGCAAGAATGTCGGCGGCCGACTCGTATCCAGACAATTGGCTCATATTGTGGATTCCTTTATTCTTTCCAAGTTTGAAAGCTCCAAAGTCGGATTAAAATCCAAAGACAAACTCTGTATCGTCGCGTTAGGAGGATACGGAAGAATGGAAATGGCTCCTCATTCCGATATCGACCTACTGTATCTACACAACGGAATCAAAGAACAAAGACTAGAATCAGTTATATCCAAAATCAACACATATCTCTATGACTCCGGAAAAGTAGTCGGACATTCCTGTAGGACGATCAAGGAATGTTTTCGATACCTGGACGATATGTCTTCTTATCATGCCTTTTTAGATGCTCGTTTTCTTACGGGATCGAAAACCCTATTCGAAAAGTTTAAAACCGATTTTTTGGAAAAACTTCCCGTAAAATGGACAAAACGTTATAACGAAATCAAAGAGAAGATCTTAACCTCCCGGTTTCTTAACGAAGAACGTCCAATTTTGTTAAGCGAACCGAATCTCAAAACGGATCTTTGCGGACTCCGGGACATACAATATATGTTTTGGATGGAAAAATCCGTTCGAAATCTTCCTTCTATAGGAGGGTTATCCATACTTCCGGTTTTTCAAAGAGGGGAAATCCAACTTCTACAAGAAGCTTACGATTTCATCCTACGGGTAAGAATCGCGATGCACATGCTCACTACCCGAAAGACAGATCGTTTAGATCTTAGTCTTCAGCAAGAAGTTGCAGAATATCTAGGCTACGGAAAAAAAGAAGAGCTTTCTTCCGTTGAAAAATTCATGCATACCTTGTATCGTCACCAGAAAAACATCTACTTCATCATCCGTACTTATTTGGATTCCATTATCGAAAAAAGAAAGAACTCCAAAGGCGAAAGTTTTTCCTACGAAGATCTTCACTTTTTTAGAATCGGAGACACTGTTTTTCCGCCCGTGATCGGAACATTATTCACAAATCCGCATACTATCTATCGGGACGTCATGCGTTCTTTTAGAATGATTCAGGAAAAGAACGTGCAGATCTCCGGAACATTGTTAAACGAATTCCGATTTGCGGCGAATTTTTTGGACGACGACTTTAAATATGCTTCCGAAGTAAACGAAGAGTTCTTAAAAATTTTAAGAACTCCTTCTCAGAGAGGAAGGGTTTTAAAGTTAATGCACGAATCCGGAGTTTTAGGAGCAATTCTTCCCGAATTCGGAGCCTGCACCAATTTTCCCCTATTCAGTTACCATCATGAATTCACCGTAGACGAACATACATTATTGATTTTGCATGAACTCGACCTTTTAGAAAAAGGAGAATTCGAAGACGCCGAAGTTCAAAAGGTTTATAAGGAATGTTCTAAGATTGAACTTTTGGCCCTTGCAATCCTGCTTCACGACGCTGGAAAAGTAAAGGAAGGAGACCACTCCGAATACGGAGCCGAGCTCGTAGTTTCCGTGGGAGACAGACTCGGACTCGACGAGGAAGACACGGATCTCTGCCGTTTTCTTGTGGAAAAACACACTCTTATGTCGGAGTTGAGTTCCAAAAGGGACATAGGAGACCCGAAACTAATTCTGGATTTTGCGAGAATCGTGGGAAACCAAGAAAGATTAAGAAAACTTTATATTCTTACCGTAATCGACACGAAGTCCGTAGGAACGGGGGTTCTCACCAACTGGAAAAGTTCGATATTAAACACTCTCTATCAAAATACGATTCCGTATTTCACAAGCGACTCAAAGGACGATCTTTGGGAAGCAGGTCCCACACGAAACATTCAGTTGGAGAATTTAAGGAGTTATCTCGTTGCCAAAGAAGATCTGGACGAAGAAATCGTCAAATCCATCGTCGCGTTCGCGGATGAAGCAACGCCCTCCTCGTATCTCAATACGGTATCCAATCGTAAAATATTAAGAAATTTTAAATCGATCGGAACACTTGCGCAAAACCCGTCCCTTGGAATGAAATTCGAAACGGAACAAGATCCGGCCTTTGTAACGATCGACGTGGTAACCGTAAATCAACCCGAGATTCTTTTGGATTTATCCTGCGCCGTTTCCTCCGAGGGCCTCAGTCTTTTAGGAATGAAAAGTTATACTTTCGGAGAATATTGGATCACGACGGTCCAACTGACAGATTCGACCGGAGGTGGAAATCTTCCGAACGAAAAACTGGACCGAATCGAAGCAAAGCTCAAGTCAATCTCTTCCGGAAATTTGAAACGGGAAAGCATCGCCTTTGAAAGGACTGATTGGAACCCGCGAAAACCCACTCCGGAAAGTATTATCAATCGATCAGTTCTATTTTATAACGACGATCTTCCGGACGTAACCATCATGGAAGTAAGAATGCCGGACGTCGTAGGTTTGGTTTATAGAATTCTCCAGATCATTCTTTATCTGGATTTAAAAGTTCGTTATCTGAGAGTATCGACCAGCGCCGATTACGCATACGATTCTTTTTATCTTCAAACTTCGAACGGAGCCAAGCTGGAAGATCCGGATCTACTTTTTACATTGCGGGAAAAAATTCTTACGATCCAATTCGGAGAACAAATTTTAGAAGAAATCCCTCTTTGA
- a CDS encoding acyl-CoA dehydrogenase family protein: protein MQYPSNQTANPGLAPFDISNYRGNRGKNFYEEDRVLQTLVEKYSKDYGAAHKKAMIEHLLGYGALVGGVLDELTEASHKEGKYGEVVKYDRTGNRIDAVVYSNEQKLSRKISYDYGIVNLNYHSSWKYPFTDLHRYALAYLANQNGEGGVTCPLAMTEGMIKVLEALGTPEQKEKYLSLVAGEGSDSHFMAGQYVTERVGGSNVSANRTIARKQENGKWILTGEKWFCSNPGDLWVTTARVEDTNTIGMFLVPRIKDDGTLNGHHILRKKDIIGSRGKLTVEIIYDGVEAEALGRPAHGIANLIKYVIGISRLHVSIAASGISRRAWMEAYEYAKFRTAYGSKILEFSSLLKQLSDQRLKHTAMLTSIFRHFHTPEPLKLAGEVLAPLLKYKCSSTSTEITYNSILVLGGNGIVGDFSALPRLHNDSIINETWEGTHLLLSEHVLRGFKREKVAKAFFRYVEEITDSKAAETIRKKSELLQGLLDNSSSEELDLNRIYIADLAFETFALAALSDVSGKNSPSLQKDMSMFRDGYLDLTNSSHSFSKAGSFSGNAERLKSVIHF from the coding sequence ATGCAGTATCCTTCAAATCAAACCGCGAATCCAGGCCTTGCGCCTTTTGATATTTCGAATTATCGCGGCAATCGAGGAAAGAATTTTTACGAAGAGGACCGAGTATTACAGACCCTTGTGGAAAAATATTCCAAAGATTATGGTGCCGCACATAAGAAAGCGATGATCGAACATCTCTTAGGCTACGGCGCCTTAGTAGGAGGAGTTCTCGACGAACTCACGGAAGCTTCCCACAAAGAAGGAAAATACGGAGAAGTCGTTAAATACGATCGAACGGGAAATAGAATCGACGCGGTAGTGTATTCGAACGAACAAAAACTTTCCAGGAAAATTTCCTATGACTATGGAATCGTCAATCTCAATTACCATTCCTCTTGGAAATATCCTTTCACTGACTTGCATCGCTACGCACTTGCCTATCTTGCCAACCAAAACGGAGAAGGAGGAGTCACTTGTCCTCTTGCAATGACCGAAGGTATGATCAAAGTTTTGGAGGCGCTTGGAACTCCCGAACAAAAAGAAAAGTATCTATCCCTTGTCGCAGGAGAAGGAAGCGATTCTCATTTTATGGCGGGTCAGTACGTGACCGAAAGAGTCGGTGGTTCCAATGTAAGCGCAAATCGAACCATCGCAAGGAAACAGGAAAACGGTAAATGGATTCTTACCGGAGAAAAATGGTTCTGCTCCAATCCGGGAGATCTTTGGGTAACCACGGCAAGAGTGGAAGATACAAACACGATCGGAATGTTTTTGGTCCCAAGAATCAAAGACGATGGAACGTTAAACGGACATCATATTCTCCGCAAAAAAGACATTATCGGCTCCAGAGGAAAACTTACCGTCGAAATCATTTATGACGGAGTCGAAGCAGAGGCCTTAGGAAGGCCTGCTCACGGAATCGCCAATTTGATCAAATACGTAATCGGTATTTCAAGACTACATGTATCCATCGCCGCTTCCGGAATTTCCAGAAGGGCTTGGATGGAGGCCTACGAATACGCAAAGTTCAGAACCGCCTATGGAAGTAAAATATTAGAATTTTCTTCTTTACTGAAACAACTAAGCGATCAAAGACTTAAGCACACCGCCATGTTGACCTCCATCTTTAGACATTTCCATACTCCAGAACCATTAAAACTTGCTGGAGAAGTGCTAGCGCCTCTTCTGAAGTATAAATGCTCCTCCACTTCCACTGAAATTACATACAACTCGATCCTCGTATTGGGCGGCAACGGAATTGTGGGGGATTTCTCCGCGCTTCCCAGATTACATAACGATTCCATCATCAATGAGACATGGGAAGGGACACATCTATTGTTAAGCGAACATGTCCTTCGCGGATTTAAAAGGGAAAAGGTAGCAAAAGCGTTCTTCAGATACGTGGAAGAAATAACGGATTCAAAAGCCGCGGAAACGATCCGGAAAAAATCGGAACTTTTACAAGGATTACTGGACAATTCAAGTTCAGAAGAATTGGATCTGAACCGGATTTACATCGCGGATTTGGCTTTCGAAACGTTCGCTCTAGCCGCACTATCTGACGTTTCCGGTAAAAACTCGCCGAGTCTTCAAAAGGACATGTCCATGTTTCGAGACGGTTACCTGGATTTGACAAATTCCTCTCACTCGTTTTCAAAAGCAGGGAGTTTTTCAGGAAACGCCGAACGCCTCAAATCGGTGATTCATTTCTAA
- a CDS encoding GyrI-like domain-containing protein has product MKIFALSVLILGLLFVVFLFYMGAFDRVRIQEETKGPFYVLSHERVGDYRNVGLTFEALQKELPEKGIRDFKLFSIYLDNPNEVPKEKLRCEVGALFAEPLSKVPEGLSLDLKTRIIPSRRYIFAEFPLKNFLSIFLGIYKVYPKLFRACEERGCNLKERASMEIYEPLTEHKTTYLLPID; this is encoded by the coding sequence ATGAAAATTTTCGCGCTGAGTGTTTTAATTTTGGGATTGTTGTTCGTTGTTTTCTTGTTCTACATGGGCGCGTTCGATCGAGTTCGGATTCAGGAAGAAACGAAAGGACCTTTTTACGTTCTTTCTCATGAAAGAGTCGGCGATTATAGAAACGTAGGTCTTACGTTTGAAGCGCTTCAAAAGGAGTTGCCCGAGAAAGGAATCCGTGATTTTAAATTGTTCTCCATTTATTTGGATAATCCAAATGAAGTTCCGAAGGAAAAGTTACGATGCGAAGTAGGCGCGCTTTTTGCGGAGCCATTATCAAAAGTTCCCGAAGGACTTTCTTTGGATCTTAAAACAAGAATCATTCCTTCCCGAAGATATATCTTCGCGGAATTTCCTCTGAAAAACTTTCTTTCCATTTTTCTCGGAATCTACAAAGTTTATCCGAAACTTTTTAGGGCCTGCGAAGAAAGAGGTTGTAATCTAAAAGAAAGGGCGTCCATGGAAATTTACGAACCTCTCACGGAACACAAGACAACGTATTTGCTTCCCATAGATTGA
- a CDS encoding PadR family transcriptional regulator has translation MVAKEESAEAKGITPAMFHILLSLAEGPQHGYGIGKSIEISSEGNFRLGPGTLYRTLESIRGFGWIRHSKRKILENDDPRRLYYEITSDGKEILVYELKKLEIALKKAKKLKLLGN, from the coding sequence ATGGTAGCCAAAGAGGAATCCGCTGAGGCAAAAGGGATTACTCCCGCAATGTTTCATATTCTCCTTTCCTTGGCGGAGGGACCGCAACACGGATATGGAATTGGAAAATCGATAGAGATTTCCTCGGAAGGAAACTTCCGTCTTGGACCTGGAACTTTGTATAGAACCTTGGAATCGATTCGCGGTTTCGGTTGGATTCGACATTCGAAGAGAAAAATCCTGGAAAATGATGATCCGAGAAGACTTTACTACGAAATCACTTCCGATGGAAAAGAAATACTCGTTTATGAACTTAAAAAATTAGAAATAGCCTTAAAAAAAGCGAAAAAGTTGAAGCTTCTAGGAAATTAA
- a CDS encoding DUF1564 domain-containing protein, producing MGYLLLNSDHEISSILQEGRSETVTLLIPEGTWLRFSEKDLKLLPKKIPQFLKTYGKLLSASGRLGKKAGRTLYQPSPGKRKMKRINVRVSSASWTLFGTFAMAHGVSRCYLFNYLLRLESAGAGNSTVDSRGVPAFHRSYSYILHLDLPNNRVTRKLHCEPEIYFHTLEYKDWVPS from the coding sequence ATGGGATACTTGTTGCTCAATTCCGATCATGAAATCAGTTCGATTCTTCAAGAAGGTCGCTCTGAAACGGTTACTCTTTTGATTCCGGAAGGTACTTGGCTTCGTTTTTCCGAAAAAGATTTGAAACTTCTTCCAAAGAAGATTCCTCAATTTTTGAAAACGTATGGTAAGCTTCTTTCTGCTTCAGGACGTCTCGGTAAAAAAGCTGGACGAACCTTGTATCAACCCAGTCCGGGAAAGAGAAAAATGAAGCGAATCAACGTTCGGGTGAGTTCTGCAAGTTGGACTCTTTTTGGAACTTTTGCTATGGCCCATGGCGTGTCTCGTTGTTATCTTTTCAATTATCTTCTGCGGTTAGAATCCGCGGGAGCTGGGAATTCTACCGTGGATTCTCGGGGAGTTCCCGCGTTCCACCGATCTTACAGTTATATCCTTCACTTAGACTTGCCAAACAACCGAGTTACGCGCAAACTCCACTGCGAACCGGAAATCTACTTTCACACTTTGGAATATAAAGATTGGGTGCCATCGTGA
- the lsa25.6 gene encoding adhesin Lsa25.6, which translates to MKFSIIENLNIITVLLVLSACKDDRIKISDLGVIDKDKKNQTAFVLQPEKLLVMVRTDSDLDGKTDLWTWVRGDDKNPKASLVLFEELIRKGNHSRTWYGPGNRKLIEQNDLDEDGRWESMVYYNAFAIPKETMRIVAHVEMDLYGKGKPSLWIFPEARMELDLDDDGKPDHLLTKQELMLENFAKLQKGKEISKKDFSPMSASSSWVSNPKQIVNPRYQALINQSLFPVDSKPNISKP; encoded by the coding sequence ATGAAATTCAGTATAATCGAAAATTTGAATATAATAACTGTCCTACTCGTTTTATCTGCTTGTAAAGACGATAGGATCAAAATAAGCGATTTAGGCGTAATCGACAAAGATAAAAAGAATCAAACCGCCTTTGTTCTTCAACCCGAAAAGCTACTTGTGATGGTGCGGACAGATTCGGATTTGGATGGCAAAACGGATCTTTGGACCTGGGTACGCGGAGATGATAAGAATCCAAAAGCAAGCCTTGTCCTTTTTGAGGAACTCATCCGAAAGGGAAACCATAGTCGGACTTGGTATGGTCCGGGTAACAGAAAGTTAATCGAACAAAACGATTTGGATGAGGATGGTCGTTGGGAATCGATGGTTTATTACAACGCATTCGCCATTCCCAAGGAAACGATGCGGATCGTAGCTCATGTGGAAATGGATCTTTACGGAAAAGGAAAGCCCAGTTTATGGATTTTTCCGGAAGCTCGTATGGAATTGGATCTAGACGATGACGGAAAGCCGGATCATCTGCTTACTAAACAGGAACTTATGTTGGAAAATTTCGCAAAACTCCAAAAGGGAAAAGAAATCTCGAAAAAGGATTTCAGTCCGATGTCGGCGAGTAGTTCTTGGGTCTCCAACCCGAAACAAATCGTAAATCCTCGTTACCAAGCGTTGATTAACCAAAGTCTTTTTCCGGTAGATTCAAAACCAAATATTAGCAAACCTTAA